The Pseudomonas cucumis sequence TGACCGAGAGCACCACGTCTTCAAACACGGTGCTGTCCTGCCAAGGCTGGCCACCGTGGGCGAGCGCGATGAAGCCGGCGGCTTTGAGCTTGTCGCCAGCGGCATAGAATTCTTCGAGGGTGGTCGGCGCTTTTTCGATCCCGGCTTTCTTGAAGACTTCCGGGTTGATCCACAGCCAGTTGACGCGGTGGATGTTCACCGGCACGGCGACGTAGTCGCCTTCGTATTTCACGGTGTCGGAGACTTTCTTGATCAGCAGGTTATCCCAGCCTTCGGACTTGGAAACCTCTTTGAGGGTGTCGGTGCTGAGCAGGCCGGTGCTGCCCCATTCCTGGATGTCCGGACCTTTGATCTGGGCAACGCCCGGCGGGTTACCGGCCACGGCGCGGCTTTTGAGTACGGTCATGGCCGTGGAACCGCCACCGCCGGCGACTGCGCCGTCTTTCCAGGTGAAGCCGTCTTTTTCGACTTGGGCCTTGAGCACATCGACGGCCGCTTTTTCACCACCAGACGTCCACCAGTGAACGACTTCCACCGAACCTTTGGCATCGGCGGCAAGGGCACTGACAGGGAATGCAGCAACGGGAAGCAACGAAGCGAGAGAAATGACAGTAGCGAGGCGAGAAATCGCATTCATCTAGTAGTACCTTTCTTGTTGTTATGCATGCAAGTCTGGTGCTTGCGCTGCATAGGATTCTAAACAGGGGATGCCCCTTCGCAGGTAACGAAGGGACGCGCAAATGTCACCACATGGTTACACAGGAGCGCTCTGGGACAATTGCGCCAGCGCAGTGGCCATGCTCGGCGCCAGCGGCAGGCGCGGGATCAAAACGGCTTGCCAGGCGTGATACAGGTCGGGTTTGCCGGCCCAGATATCGGCACTCGGACGGTTCAGCGGATCGAGTTCGTGATGCCAGCTGCCATCGCAACGGTCAATGAAATGACTGTCACAGAATTCCCAGAACAGTCGGTACCAGCGCTCGTATTGCTCATCACCGGTGCGTTTAAGCAGCGCACTGGCGGCGGCACTGGCTTCGGCGTGGGTCCAGTGCAAGCGATGGCGAACCACTGCGCGATTGTCCCAGTCGAGGGTGTAGACAATGCCCGGCGCACCGTCGACGTCCCAGCCGTGACGGCAATTGTGGTCGAAGAGTTTTTGCGCATCGGTGGCGAGCCAGCCCGGCGTGAGTATCCCGGCCTGCACCCGCGCCGCTTCAAGGTGAAGCAATAGGCGCGCCCATTCGAAACCATGGCCCGGCGTGGTGCCGTAAGGGCGGAAACCGTCAGCCGGGTTGTCGTGGTTGTAGTCACGCAGCGGCTGCCAGTCGCGGTCGAAATGCTCGACCACCAGGTAATCGTTGGCTGCGGCGTGATCGTGAATGACGCGCTCGACGATGCGTTGGGCGCGAATCAACCAGCGGTTGTCCTCGGTGACATCGGCCAGGGCGAGAAAGGCTTCGGTGGCGTGCATGTTGCTGTTGGCACCGCGATAGGCTTCTTCGCAACTGAAGTCGCGGTTGAAGGATTCGCGCATGGCGCCCTCCTCCTCACTCCAGAAATGCGTGTCGATGATGTGGATCGCATCGTCGAGCAAGGCTTGTGCACCGGGGCGCTGAGCGACCACCGCAGAACTCGCGGCCAATGCCACGAAGGCATGCAGGTAAGCGGCTTTGTCGGTATTACCGTCGCGGTGTTCGGGTGTGGCGAACCAGCCGCCGTGTTCGGCATCACGCAGCGGCCCGCTGAGGGCTTTGATGCCGTGATCCACCAGCTCGGCAAAACCCGGCAGGCCCTGGATGTGCGCCATGGCGAAGCTGTGGGTCATGCGCGCGGTGTTCATGGTTTCGGCTTGAGCATTGGCCGGCAGGCGCCCCTTTTCATCGAGGTTACCGAAGCCTTCGGCAAGCTTTGAAGCCTTGGCAAACGCCAACAGGCGCAGGCCTTCGGTGGCGAGCCATTGCTGATGGGCAGGCGCGTTCAGCCAACTGCTGAAGGCCGGTTGGAAGGTGTCCATGGGAGTACCTTTTTTGTTGTTATGACTGAGGGCAGTCTAAACAACGGGCGGTGGCGGGCAGGTAACGAAGGGGGCGGCTTTTGTCACAGAGTTGTGACTTTACCTTCAGGCAGCGTTGATTGATCTGACGCCATCGCGGGCAAGCCCGCTCCCACAAGGTTATGCACATACCTTGAAAATGTAGGCAATCCTGTTGGTGCGGGCTTGCTCGCGATGAACGATAACGCGGTGCCGCTAATCAACACTACGTGGCAACTGCAACGTCACCCGCAACCCGCCTTCACGCAGGTTTTGCAGGCTGACTTCACCGCCATGGCTGTGGGCAATGTTGCGCGCGATCCCCAGCCCCAGACCATAACCCTGCTGCTGCCCGGCCAAGCGGAAGTGCGGCTCGAACACCTGTTCCAGCCGTTGCTCCGGTACGCCCGGCCCTTCATCGTCGACATGCAGGACGAACGCACTCTCATCGTCATCGATGTGCAGATGCGCGTTCTGCCCATATTTCAAAGCGTTGTCGATCAGGTTGCCAATGCAGCGCTTGAGCGCCAATGGCTTGCCGGGATACGGCGCCAGCGCCCGACCGTGCTGGGTCACGCGGCCATTGCCGTTAGGCGCCAGATAGGGTTCCACCAGACAGTCGAGCACATGATTGAGGTCCACCGGCTCGATGTTTTCGTGGATGTCGGTGTCTTTCACGCATTGCAACGCGCCTTTGACCAGCAGCTCCAGCTCATCCAGATCACGGCCGAACTTGGCTTGCAGCTTTTCGTCTTCGAGCAATTCGACCCGCAGTCGCAGCCGGGTAATCGGCGTGCGCAAGTCATGGGAAATCGCGCTGAACAACTGGCTGCGTTCGGTCAGGTAACGGCTGATACGCTCACGCATCGCATTGAAGGCGCGGCCCACTTCCACCACTTCACTGCCGCCACCCTCGGCCACCGGTTCGACTTCGGCACCCAGAGACATGTCCCGAGCTGCCCGCGCCAATCGCTTGAGCGGTCGGCTCTGCCAGTGCACCAACAGGCCGATGAACAGCAGCAGGAAACCGCTGGTGAGCACGATGAACCAGACCTGCTGCGCCGGCAGGCCTTGTTCTTCGAGACTGGTGTAGGGCTCGGGCAACAAGGAGGCGATGTACAGCCATTCGCCCGGCGCCATCTGGATTTGTGTGACCAGCACCGGCGGGTTCACCGGTTCCAGGGTCAATGCGTAATGCGCCCAGGAGCGCGGCAACTCATCGAGCTTCAAGCCGCCGTTGAAAATCCGCAGGTCTTCGGGGCTGACGAAGGTCACCGAGATGTCGGTGTCCTGGCCCAGCGACTGACGCAGCACTTCGTCCACCGCCTTGAGTACCGCTTCTTTGCGCGGGGTGATCGGCAGCACTTCCATCCCCAAGGGTTTGTCGTTGAGCGTCACCACAAACCGGGTGCCGCCCATGCTGCGCAATTGATCGAGCACCAGCGGTCGAAACGCCACCGGCAACGAGCGGAAATAACTGACGCTGGCCGTCATCGAGTGAGCCAGGCTGCGGGCACTCGTGACCAGGCCTTCAAGTTGCGTGGCGCGCAATTGCGACACCCAGATCACGCTCGACAGCGCCTGGGCAAACAGCACCGCCAGCAGGGTCAGCAGCAACATGCGCCCGAGCAGCGAGCGCGGCACCGGTAGCCGCCCGGCGAGCTTGCGCAGAAAATCAGTGACCATTGCTGGCAACCACGTTCGCTGCCAGTTGGTAGCCACTGCCGCGCACGGTACGGATCAGCCGGGGAGGTTTTTCGGTGTCGCGCAGGCGCTGGCGCAAACGGCTGACCGCCATGTCGACGATGCGATCGAGCGGCATCAAGTCACGGCCACGGGTGGCGTTGCCGATGGTGTCGCGGTCGAGGATTTCCTGAGGGTGATCGAGGAACAGTTTCAGCAACGCAAAATCGGCGCCCGAGAGAATCACTTCTTCGCCGTCGATGTGGAACAGTCGATGGCTGACCATGTCCAGCCGCCAGTCGTCGAAAGCCAACACTTCGCTGCCGGAACGCTCCTGACCGAACTGCGCACGGCGCAACAAGGCTTTGATGCGCGCCTGCAATTCACGGGGGCTGAAGGGTTTGCCGAGGTAGTCGTCTGCGCCTAGTTCGAGGCCGATGACGCGGTCGGCCTCGTCGGAGCTGGCGGTGAGCATGATGATCGGCACATGGGCCTGGCGCGGGTGCTGGCGGATCCAGCGGCAGAGGCTGAAACCGTCTTCGTCCGGCAGCATCACATCGAGAATCACCAGATCGCTCGGCGCCTCGTTCAGGGCCTGACGAAAGCCTGCACCGTCAGGCGTGGTGCGGACCTGGAAACCGGCGCGGGTCAGGTAGGTGTCCAGCAACTCGCGTATCTCTTGATCGTCATCGACCAACAAAATCGACTTGTTGACTGAGCTCACAGGGCGGCATCCTTGTTGTTGGTGTTGGGGAGGATTATGCCTGATCGATCGTGGATCTATAGTGTGTCGATCGTTCCCACTCTCTGCGTGGGAATGCTTCAAGGGACGCTCCGCGTCCAGTGACGCGGGGCGTCACGGGCTGCATTCCCACGCAGAGCGTGGGAACGATCATTACTGCGCCTGATCCAGCGCCACACCCGCGCCAACAAGGCCGGAATACGGCGCCGTCACCAGCCACACCGGAATGCCTTTGAAGTAATCGCTCATGCAACCCTTGTCGGCGAAGCAACGGGCGAAACCGCTGTTGATGAAGAAATCGGCAAACCGCGGAATCACTCCGCCAACGATGTAAACGCCACCGCGCGCCCCCGTGGTCAGCACGTTGTTGCCGGCCACGCGACCGAGCCAGCAGCAGAACTGTTCGAGCACTTCCATGGCAATCGGATCGCCCGCCAGCCCGGCCTTTGTGATCGCCTCAGGCGTGTCGAGCACAGGCGTGTGACCGTCCACCGCGCAGATCGCCCGGTAGACTCGCGGCAAACCACTGCCGCTTAACGCGGTTTCAGCGCTGACATGACCGATCTCGTTGTAGATGTGTTGCCACAGTTGGGTTTCCCGTGGACTGCTGAGCGGCAGATCGACGTGACCGCCCTCCCCCGGCAACGGAGCAAAACGCCCCCCGCCCAGATCGAGCAACGTGCCCACGCCCAGGCCAGTGCCCGGACCGATCACCACCGCCGGCCGCAACGGTTCCGGCGTGCCTTCGCAGACCACCCGGAACTCGCCCGGCTGCAAGCGGGTCATGCCCAGCGCCATTGCCGAAAAATCGTTGATCAACAGCAGTCGATCCACCTGCAAGGCCTTGCAGAAACCCTTGCGACTGAGCCGCCAGTGATTGTTGGTGAACTTGAATTCATCACCGCTCACGGGGCCTGCCACCGACAGGCACACCGAACCGATCGACCCCGGTGCCAGACCGAGCCCGCTCAGGTAGAGCGCAATCGCCTCTTCCGGGCTGGCGTGGTCTGCCGTCGCCAGCACCTGGACCGATTCCAGCTGCTGGTTTTTCCACAACGCGAAACGTGCGTTGGTGCCACCGATGTCACCGACCAGAGCCAGTTTCAATTAAGCGTCTCCAGGGCAGAAGTAAAGGCGCTGGCGCCTTGCTCTGCGGAGCTGAAGGCCATGCGCATGAAACCAAACAGTTCGCGACCGCTGCCAATGTTGTTGCCCAACAAACCTTTGGCTGGCTCGCGCGCTGCGAATTCTTCGGCGTCCACCTTAAGCTCCAGAGTGCCTTTGACGCCATCGACGCGGATGATATCGCCCTCTTGCACTCGCGCCAAAGCACCGCCCACATAAGCTTCGGGGCTGACGTGGATCGCCGCCGGGATTTTCCCCGAGGCGCCGGACATGCGCCCGTCAGTCACCAACGCGACTTTGAAGCCGCGATCCTGCAGCACGCCGAGGAACGGCGTCATTTTGTGCAGTTCCGGCATGCCGTTGGAACGCGGGCCCTGGAAGCGCATCACCGCGACGAAATCCTTCTCGAGCAAACCGGCCTTGAAGGCATCGGCCAGATCCTGCTGATCCTGGAACACCATGGCCGGTGCTTCGACAACCTGGTTTTCCAAAGCGACGGCGGATACTTTCATCACGCCACGGCCGAGGTTGCCTTCCATCACTCGCAGGCCACCCTCCGCCGAGAATGCGCGAGCGACCGGACGCAGGATGGTTTCGTCGAGGCTTTCGATCGGGCCTTCGCGCCAGACCAGTTCGCCGTTTTCGAGGAACGGTTCCATGGTGTAGCGGCTCAGGCCGTGGCCGAGCACGGTGTTGACGTTTTCGTGAAGCAGGCCGGCTTCCAGCAGTTCGCGGATCAGGAACGACATGCCGCCCGCCGCCTGGAAGTGGTTGATGTCGGCTTTGCCGTTGGGGTACACGTGGCTCAGGGTCGGCACCACCTCGGAGAGGTCGGCCATGTCCTGCCAGGTCAACTGGATGCCCGCGGCCATGGCGATCGCCGGCATGTGCAGGGTGTGGTTGGTCGAACCGCCGGTGGCGTGCAGGGCCACGATGGAGTTGACCAGCGAACGCTCGTCGACGATTTCGCCGATCGGCATGAAGTCGCCGTTCTGCTTGGTCAAGCGGGTGACCTGGTGCGCCGCTTCGCGAGTCAGGGCATCGCGCAACGGGGTATTCGGGTTGACGAAAGAGGCGCCCGGCAAGTGCAGGCCCATGACTTCCATCAGCAACTGGTTGGTGTTGGCGGTGCCGTAGAAGGTGCAGGTGCCAGGGCTGTGATAGGACTTCATCTCCGATTCCAGCAGCTCTTCACGCGTCGCCTTGCCTTCGGCGTAGCGCTGACGCACATCGGCTTTCTGCTTGTTGGAGATGCCCGAAACCATCGGCCCGCCCGGCACGAAAATCGTTGGCAGATGACCGAAACGCAACGCGCCCATCATCAGGCCCGGCACGATCTTGTCGCAGATGCCGAGCATCAGCGCGCCATCGAACATGTTGTGGGACAGCGCTACAGCGGTGGACAGCGCGATGACTTCACGGCTCGGCAGGCTCAGTTCCATGCCCGGCTCGCCCTGGGTCACGCCATCGCACATCGCAGGGGTGCCACCGGCGAACTGGCCGACGGAGCCGATTTCGCGCAGGGCTTTTTTGATCTGTTCGGGGAAGACTTCGTACGGCTGGTGCGCCGAGAGCATGTCGTTATATGACGAAACAATTGCGATGTTGGCGGAGTTCATCATCCGCAGGCTGTGCTTGTCGTCGCTGCCACACCCGGCCACGCCATGGGCGAAGTTGGCGCATTGCAGCTTGCCGCGCATCGGGCCGTCGCTGGCGGCGCCGCGGATCAATGCAAGGTAAGCCTCACGCGTGGTGCGGCTGCGGGCGATAAGCCGTTCGGTGACCTCAAGGACGCGGGGATGCATGTGTAGAACTCCAGGCTAACGGATGTGGCGACCTGATTGTCTATGCTGATCAAGCACCGCTGTGATTGGGATGACAGACGGTTTTCTTGATCATTCGGACCAGTTGATTCAGGTCACTCGTTGTAGATAAAACAAAATATTGCCACTAAAAAGGCTTGTTTTCTATTTTTTTGCGAATAATCTTGTAATTCCAACAACAAAACGACGGCGGCGCTATCAATGACTCTTCGAATCGCAATCAATGGTTTTGGCCGTATCGGCCGTAATGTCCTGCGCGCACTGTATACCCAAGGTTATCGTCAGGATCTGCAGATCGTAGCGATCAACGACCTGGGCGACAGCTCAATGAATGCTCATCTGCTCAAGTACGACACCGTTCACGGCACATTCGATGCCGATGTCCAGCACGATCAGGAAAGCCTGACCGTCAACGGCGACCGTATTTCGGTCAGCGCCATTCGTAACCCGGCCGAACTGCCTTGGGCCGCGGAGAAGGTTGACGTCGTATTCGAATGCACCGGTTTGTTCACCGACCGTGCCAAAGCCGCCGCGCATATTACGGCCGGCGCGCGCAAAGTGATTATCTCGGCCCCGGCCAAAGGCGCTGACGCCACTGTGGTTTATGGGGTTAACCACGACATTCTGCGCCAATCGCACCAGATTATTTCCAACGCCTCGTGCACCACCAACTGCCTGGCCCCGGTGGCCCAGGTGCTGCACCGCGAGCTGGGCATTGAAAGCGGTTTGATGACCACCATCCATGCCTACACCAACGACCAGAACCTGACCGACGTCTACCACACCGACCCGTACCGCGCCCGTTCCGCCACCCAGAACATGATCCCGAGCAAGACCGGCGCCGCTGAAGCCGTGGGCCTGGTGCTGCCGGAACTGGCGGGCAAACTGACCGGCATGGCGGTGCGTGTTCCGGTGATCAACGTGTCGCTGGTGGACCTGACCGTGCAGCTCAAGCGTGAAGCGTCGGCCGATGAAGTCAACGCGATGCTCAAACAAGCCAGCCAGCACTCGAAGATTCTCGGTTACAACACCCTGCCGCTGGTTTCCAGCGACTTCAACCATAACCCGCTGTCGTCGATCTTCGATGCCAACCACACCAAGTCCAGCGGCAAGCTGCTCAAAGTGCTGGCCTGGTACGACAACGAATGGGGCTTCTCCAACCGCATGCTCGATAACTGCCTGGCGCTCTGCAACGCCGAGTAAGCGCCTCGCTCTTACGTTGAACGCGGCCCCTACGGGTATGTGAAACGCCGGAAAATGCGTCGTTGCAGGCGCATTTTCGTCTGGAGAAGCAAGCGATGATCGGTATCAGCTTTACGCAAAAGACCCTGGCGGCGCGCAAGCGTATCGCCCTGGTTGCCCACGACCACTGCAAAATATTTTTGCTGGACTGGGCCGAGCGGCAGAAAGACAAACTCGCGCAGCATGAACTGGTCGCCACCGGTACGACGGGGTTGTTATTGCAACAACGCCTCGACCTGCCGGTGGAAAGCATGATCAGCGGTCCGCTGGGCGGCGATCAGCAACTCGGCGCGCGAATCGCCGAGCAGCGGGTCGATATGCTGGTGTTCTTCTGGGACCCGTTCGAACCGCAACCCCACGACCCGGACATCAAAGCGCTGCTGCGGGTCGCGGCGGTGTGGAACATCCCGGTGGCCTGCAACGAGTGCAGCGCCGATTACCTGCTCAGCAGCCCGTTGATGGATCAGGCTCACGAACACCGCATCCCGGATTACGCGACCTATCTGCTGGGTCGTGGGTAATGCGCTCGGAATCACTCGCGATACCCTCCTGACACAAATGCCCTGCGGGAGCGAGCCTGCTCGCGATGATGGACTGACATTCACTGGGGGTCGACTGAAAGACCGCTATCGCGAGCAGGCTCGCTCCCACAGGATTTCATCCGGGCGGCGAGTATTTTGATCTATGCTCGGGCTCTCGCTCCGGAGGGCCTTCGATGACTGATTTACTCACGTCCATTCAAGCCGCACTCGGCTTGCCGCACACCTCAATTCCGTTCACCTCGAGCGGCGCCTTGCCCTCGGCGTTTGCCGTCACCGACCTTGCCTGCGCCAGCATTGCCGCTGCCGGTCAGGCTGTCAGTCAATTGCTGCAACAACACACCGGCCGTTTGCCTACCCTTGAAGTCGACCGGCGCCTGGCGTCGTTCTGGTTTGCGACGTCGATCCGCCCCGTGGGCTGGAGCGTTCCACCATTGTGGGACCCGGTTGCCGGTGACTATGCGACCAAGGACGGCTGGATCCGCCTGCACACCAACGCGCCTCATCATCGTGCCGCCGCTGAAAGCGTCCTCGGTGCCTGTGCCGACCGCGCCGCGATGGCGAGCAAGGTCGCTCAATGGGCCAAAAGCGATCTGGAACAGGCCGTAGTGGGTGCCGGTGGTTGCGCGGCCGAAATGCGCAGCTGGGCGCAATGGCAAGCGCATCCCCAAGGTTTGGCGGTGAATGCCGAGCCGTTGATTCAGTTCAGCGCCGACAACGACCAAAACCCCAAACCGTGGCAAGGCTCAGTGGCGCAACCGCTGGCCGGGATCAAAGTGCTGGATCTCACACGGGTACTTGCCGGCCCGATCGCCAGCCGCTTCCTCGCAGGGCTCGGTGCCGATGTGCTGCGCATTGACCCACCGACCTGGAACGAACCGGGCGTAGTGCCGGAAGTTACTTTGGGCAAACGCTGTGCGCGCCTGGATCTGCACGACAAGACTGATCGCGCGGTGTTCGAAAGCCTGCTCAAGGACGCCGACATCTTGCTCCACGGCTACCGCGCCGATGCATTGGAAAGGTTGGGGTACGGCGTCGCCGTGCGTCAAAAACTGGCGCCGGGCCTGATTGATGTGTGCCTCAACGCCTACGGTTGGAGCGGCCCCTGGCAGAACCGTCGCGGGTTCGACAGTTTGGTCCAGATGAGCAGCGGGATTGCCGAAGCGGGGATGCACTGGAAGAAAGCGAATAAACCGACGCCGCTGCCGGTGCAGGCCCTCGACCACGCCACCGGGTATTTGATGGCGGCTGCGGTGATCAAATTATTGGGACAAGGCGGGGCGGCCAGGTTGTCGTTGGCGCGGACCGCCAAGTTGCTGATTGAAAATGGCGCGGGGACCGGTGAGGCGTTGCGGGCGGAGGATCAAAGCGATCAAGGTATGTTGGTTGAGCAGACACCTTGGGGGCCGGCCCATCGGTTGCAGGTCCCGTTGAAAATTACCGGGACACCGTTGCAGTGGGCGCTGCCGGCCGGGGAATTGGGTTCTCATCGTGCGCAGTGGTGGTGACCATCAGATAGCTATCGCAAGCAGGCTCGCTCCTTCAGGCTAACCTGATCGCCGCGGCCACAAAAGACCCAGCAACGCCGACCAGTCATAAGGCGGTTGATACGTCAGCAACAACCTCACAACGACAGTAACCCGCTGTACAACCCATACGCCGCCAACCCCGCCCCGGCGACCACACCGCTGAAAATCCCCTTCTCCACCGACGTAAACAATGGCTCGCCCTGTTCCCGTTTAGCCTTGGCAAACAGAATCACCCCCGGCGCATACAACAACGCCGAGAGCAGCAGGTATTTCACGCCGCCGGCATACAACAACCAAACCGCGTAACACAGAGCAATGCCACCGATCAGCAAGTCTTTCGTGCGCTCGGCCGACGCATGCTCATAGGTTTCCCCTCGCCCGCTCAACAACACCGCATACGCCGCTGACCACAGATACGGCACCAGAATCATCGATGAGGCGAGGTAAATCAGGCTGGTGTAAGTACCGGCGGAAAACAGCGTGATCAGCAGAAAAACCTGGACCATCGCGTTGGTCAGCCACAGCGCATTGACCGGCACATGATTGGCGTTTTCCTTGGTCAGGAACGCCGGCATGGTCTTGTCTTTCGCGGTGGCAAAGAGGATTTCGGCGCAGAGCAGTGCCCAGGACAGCAATGCTCCCAACAGCGAAATAGCCAGGCCGATGCTGATCAGCAGCGCGCCCCAAGGGCCGACGATATGTTCCAGCACCGCCGCTAGCGATGGGTTCTGCAAGGTGGCCAATTCCGGCTGGCTCATGATTCCAAGGGACAACACATTCACCAGCACCAGCAGCGCCAACACACCGATAAAACCGATGACCGTCGCCCGGCCCACGTCCGAACGCTTCTGCGCCTTCGCCGAATACACACTGGCGCCTTCAATGCCGATGAAGACGAACACGGTGACCAGCATCATGTTGCGCACCTGATCCATCACGCCGCCGAAATTCGGGTTGCTGCGGCCCCAAATGTCGCGGGTGAAGATGTCCGCCTTGAAGGCCACGGCGGCGATAACGATGAACATGATCAGCGGCACGATCTTGGCCACAGTGGTCAGTTGATTGATGAACGCCGCCTCCTTGATTCCGCGCAGCACCAGAAAATGCACAGCCCACAGCAGCACCGAGGCGCAACCGATGGCGATCGGCGTGTTGCCCTGGCCAAACACCGGAAAGAAATAACCGAGCGTACTGAACAGCAATACGAAATAACCGACATTGCCCAACCAGGCGCTGATCCAGTAACCCCAGGCAGACGAGAACCCCATGTAATCGCCGAAACCGGCCTTGGCGTAGGCGTACACCCCGGAATCCAGTTCGGGTTTGCGATTGGCCAGGGTCTGAAAGACGAAGGCCAGGGTCAGCATGCCAACGGCAGTGATCGCCCAACCAATCAATATCGCCCCGGCATCGGCACGCGCCGCCATGTTTTGCGGTAACGAAAAAATCCCGCCGCCAATCATTGACCCCACCACCAAAGCGATCAGCGCACTCAGACGA is a genomic window containing:
- the arcD gene encoding arginine-ornithine antiporter, whose product is MSQPTQKLRLSALIALVVGSMIGGGIFSLPQNMAARADAGAILIGWAITAVGMLTLAFVFQTLANRKPELDSGVYAYAKAGFGDYMGFSSAWGYWISAWLGNVGYFVLLFSTLGYFFPVFGQGNTPIAIGCASVLLWAVHFLVLRGIKEAAFINQLTTVAKIVPLIMFIVIAAVAFKADIFTRDIWGRSNPNFGGVMDQVRNMMLVTVFVFIGIEGASVYSAKAQKRSDVGRATVIGFIGVLALLVLVNVLSLGIMSQPELATLQNPSLAAVLEHIVGPWGALLISIGLAISLLGALLSWALLCAEILFATAKDKTMPAFLTKENANHVPVNALWLTNAMVQVFLLITLFSAGTYTSLIYLASSMILVPYLWSAAYAVLLSGRGETYEHASAERTKDLLIGGIALCYAVWLLYAGGVKYLLLSALLYAPGVILFAKAKREQGEPLFTSVEKGIFSGVVAGAGLAAYGLYSGLLSL